A single region of the Kwoniella botswanensis chromosome 1, complete sequence genome encodes:
- a CDS encoding glycine cleavage system T protein, whose amino-acid sequence MIALQPIFRCSRAVRPTNVSRQGVLTLTRGFASSLRVSEELHKTPLYDFHVENKAKMVPFAGWSMPLSYGEVGQITAHKHVRSSAGLFDVSHMLQHTFTGPGSQEFLLSLCPSSLDKLKPFSSTLSVLLNEEGGIIDDTIITKHSDESFYVVTNAGRSKEDKEWIQKKLSEWKGNEVKWDTLEGWGLVALQGPKASDVIKQIFLKEGKFDLDSIKFGQSAFVELDGVKCHVARGGYTGEDGFEISIPPANAVELTSKITKHPDVQLIGLGARDSLRLEAGMCLYGHDLDESVSPVEAALSWVIGKDRRAQDSQPSFPGRSRILSELSSGPSRRRVGFEITGSPAREGCKVFDSTGTTQLGVITSGIPSPTLGKNIAMGYIANGSHKKGTSVMVEVRKKLREAVVTPMPFVPTKYFK is encoded by the exons ATGATCGCCTTACAGCCCATCTTCCGATGCTCTCGTGCTGTCAGACCCACCAATGTGTCTCGACAAGGTGTTCTCACCCTTACTAGGGGGTTTGCTTCTTCCCTAAGAGTGTCCGAGGAG CTCCATAAGACACCACTGTACGACTTTCACGTTGAGAACAAAGCTAAGATGGTCCCCTTTGCTGGTTGGAGTATGCCATTGAGTTACGGTGAAGTaggtcaga TCACTGCACACAAGCACGTGAGATCTTCCGCAGGTCTATTCGACGTCTCTCACATGCTTCAACACACTTTCACTGGACCGGGTTCCCAGGAATTCCTTCTATCGCTCTGTCCCTCATCTCTGGATAAGCTCAAACCATTTAGTTCTACCCTGAGCGTATTGTTGAATGAAGAGGGTGGTATAATAGACGATACAATCATTACGAAACATTCCGACGAATCGTTCTACGTCGTCACTAATGCAGGTAGATCcaaagaagacaaagagtGGATACAAAAGAAATTAAGTGAATGGAAAGGTAACGAAGTCAAATGGGATACGTTGGAAGGTTGGGGTCTAGTCGCTTTACAAGGTCCAAAAGCATCTGATGTGATCAAACAGATCTTCCTGAAAGAGGGGAAATTCGATTTGGATAGTATCAAATTTGGTCAGAGTGCTTTTGTTGAACTGGATGGAGTCAAGTGTCATGTGGCTAGAGGTGGTTAtacaggtgaagatggatttgag ATCTCAATCCCACCTGCCAATGCCGTCGAACTCACATCAAAAATAACCAAACACCCCGATGTCCAATTAATAGGTCTCGGAGCGAGAGATTCCCTGCGATTGGAAGCTGGTATGTGTCTATACGGACATGACTTGGACGAATCTGTCAGTCCTGTAGAAGCCGCATTAAGCTGGGTTATAG GTAAAGATAGAAGAGCACAAGATTCTCAACCCTCTTTCCCAGGAAGATCGCGAATATTGTCTGAATTATCTTCTGGTCCATCAAGACGAAGAGTCGGATTTGAAATTACCGGTTCACCAGCTAGAGAAGGATGTAAAGTGTTTGATTCTACGGGTACAACTCAACTTG GTGTAATCACATCTGGTATACCATCTCCTACATTAGGTAAAAACATAGCTATGGGCTATATCGCCAACGGGTCACATAAGAAGGGTACATCAGTCATGGTTGAAGTGAGAAAGAAATTGAGAGAAGCGGTGGTAACTCCTATGCCTTTCGTACCTACCAAATACTTCAAGTAG